The following proteins come from a genomic window of Coffea arabica cultivar ET-39 chromosome 11c, Coffea Arabica ET-39 HiFi, whole genome shotgun sequence:
- the LOC140016828 gene encoding uncharacterized protein has product MGDFNVVVGSKEKKGGRPFRFSEAESFLNFTDGAGLTDLGFFGSKFTWCNNRLGRARIWKRLDRVLVNQSWLDLGVNTSVAHLSRVSSDHSPLLVTCFLAVGGGPRSFRFLDVWRSHGDFLKVVRQAWEMECEGRSVKVLILKLKAVKHALRVWNKETFGNVTDRVREWEEQVQLLECSLEASPTEEGQQRLLQAQCDLKAALLRESRYWHQKTCIRWLKEGGANTRFFHGQFK; this is encoded by the coding sequence ATGGGTGATTTTAACGTCGTTGTTGGGTCTAAGGAGAAGAAAGGAGGTCGGCCGTTTCGTTTCTCTGAGGCAGAgtcttttttaaattttactgaTGGTGCTGGCTTGACGGACTTGGGTTTCTTTGGGTCAAAGTTCACATGGTGCAATAATCGTCTAGGGAGGGCTCGAATCTGGAAGCGTCTAGATAGAGTTTTGGTAAACCAGTCATGGTTAGATCTAGGTGTTAATACCTCAGTGGCACATTTGAGTAGAGTTTCTTCGGATCATTCTCCGTTACTAGTAACTTGTTTCTTGGCTGTCGGCGGAGGTCCTCGGAGTTTCCGTTTCTTGGATGTTTGGAGGTCCCACGGTGACTTCCTTAAGGTGGTGCGTCAAGCTTGGGAGATGGAGTGTGAGGGGCGATCGGTTAAggttttgattttgaaattaaaGGCGGTGAAGCATGCGTTACGGGTATGGAACAAGGAGACATTTGGAAATGTTACTGATCGCGTCCGGGAATGGGAAGAGCAGGTCCAGTTATTGGAATGTTCATTGGAGGCAAGCCCGACGGAGGAAGGGCAACAACGGCTTCTCCAGGCGCAATGTGACCTCAAGGCAGCTCTATTGAGGGAATCTAGATATTGGCATCAAAAAACTTGTATCCGGTGGTTAAAGGAAGGTGGTGCCAATACTAGGTTCTTTCATGGCCAGTTCAAGTAA
- the LOC140016948 gene encoding S-norcoclaurine synthase 1-like: MEAKVANTRKDLGGSLPVENVQELASNNLKEIPHRYIRPELNPDEVSVDESLQIPVIDMSKLATDHVDYQNEMAELHQACKEWGFFQLINHGATIAIEKMKVVVEDFFKLPLEQKMIYAQLPNDLEGYGQAFVISEDQKLDWGGLLFLYSLPTSQRNMRFWPNNPKSQLLTFSNPSRSTLDEYSTELHKLCLSLFNLMAMNLGLDAKKISSLYEDCVQGIRVNYYPPCLQADKVIGLAPHSDATGLTLLVQVNEVQGLQIKKNSKWVPIKPIPGAIIINIGDVMEILSNGEYCSIEHRAVVLFQKERLSVAAFHSPNICVKIGPLPDLVKENGANYKTLRHEDFIRLVISRKLDGKSLLRTMKIIK; encoded by the exons ATGGaggctaaggtggccaacactaGAAAAGACCTTGGTGGTTCACTCCCTGTTGAGAATGTCCAAGAACTAGCTTCTAATAACCTGAAAGAAATCCCACATCGATACATCAGACCTGAACTTAATCCTGATGAAGTTTCAGTTGATGAATCTTTACAAATTCCAGTCATTGATATGAGCAAGCTTGCAACAGACCATGTAGATTACCAAAATGAAATGGCAGAACTTCACCAGGCATGCAAAGAATGGGGTTTCTTTCAG TTAATCAATCATGGGGCAACAATAGcaattgagaaaatgaaggtTGTCGTAGAGGACTTCTTCAAGCTGCCATTAGAGCAGAAGATGATCTATGCACAACTGCCAAATGATCTTGAAGGATATGGTCAAGCATTTGTCATATCGGAGGACCAAAAGCTCGACTGGGGTGGCCTGCTCTTCCTTTACTCCTTACCAACCTCCCAAAGAAATATGAGATTCTGGCCTAACAATCCAAAATCTCAG CTTCTAACTTTCTCTAACCCATCCAGATCAACCTTGGATGAATACTCAACTGAATTGCACAAACTCTGCTTGAGTCTCTTTAATCTCATGGCTATGAATCTTGGATTGGATGCCAAAAAAATTAGCAGCTTGTATGAAGATTGTGTTCAAGGAATAAGAGTGAATTACTACCCACCATGCTTGCAAGCAGACAAGGTTATTGGCCTTGCTCCTCACTCTGATGCCACAGGACTGACCTTATTAGTTCAAGTGAATGAAGTTCAGGGCCTACAGATCAAGAAAAACAGTAAATGGGTGCCCATTAAACCCATTCCAGGAGCCATCATCATCAACATTGGTGATGTCATGGAG ATATTGAGTAATGGGGAATATTGCAGCATTGAACATAGAGCTGTTGTGCTTTTCCAGAAAGAAAGACTTTCAGTTGCCGCATTTCACAGTCCTAATATCTGTGTAAAAATTGGTCCTCTACCTGATCTTGTGAAAGAAAATGGAGCAAATTACAAGACCTTACGGCACGAGGACTTCATAAGACTGGTTATTTCCAGGAAACTTGATGGAAAAAGCTTGCTGAGAACCATGAAAAtcattaaataa